TCACTTATTACAGCCGCAGCGTCAGCTCAGAGCGTGGCGAGTTACTACGGAGACAACAATACGGCTTATACTTTATTTTCCGCGGTAGTACCTCTAGACCATTCCGCTACAGGCGCAAATCAAACATGGAATTTCAGCGGCCTGACAGCTACAGGTAATGTGGTAGATGTTGTAGGCGCTCCTACCGGTCCTGAAGCCACAACCTATCCCGGAACTACCGGAACATCAACTACATCAGGAACAGAAAACGGGAGTCCGACTACCAGCAAAATTTTTTCAAAGGATGTCGCCGGGGCCATTTCTGTTACAGGTGTTGCCAGCGACGGATTGATTCTTAATTATTCTGCTGACAATGCTTCAGTAGGGACATACCCTCTCGCCTTCGGTTATTCAAATAGCGACAGCGTTGCAGGAACTTTTACTTATACCACTTACAGCGGCACATTCTCCGGAAATGTAACCACCACAGTCGATGCCTATGGTACTTTGACATTAGATCCGGGACCTGACAACATGAATGTAGTGCGTATAAAAACAACACAAACGATTGACCTGTTTTACCCTCCGTTTGGCGATGTAGGGGATGTAATCATTACCAGTTACAGTTATTATGAAGCCGGAAGCAATTCGCCTTTGTTCAGGACTGCAACAACAACGATGGTCGTGGCTTTGCTGTCAATCAACCAGACAAGGACGAGGGTTGAAATCATGAGTTCAGCACTTGGCCTTGATGACATGAACAGGAATACAGTACAATTGCTGCCAAATCCGGCGCAGGATGTATTGCATGTCGTGTCTGATGGAAATCAAACAGTGCGTTTGATCCGCCTTATCGATATGAATGGCAGGATTGTTTCACAATCCTCTGCGTCAAGCATGAATGTTTCGCAGCTGCAGAAAGGTATGTATTTTGCTGAAATCACTACTGATTCAGGAACTTTTACGAAGAAGGTGATAAAGCAATAGCAAGGGCGAGCCATTATAAAATTTCAAATCCCAGATTCCA
This genomic stretch from Flavobacterium pallidum harbors:
- a CDS encoding T9SS type A sorting domain-containing protein yields the protein MKTTLLSLFSLITAAASAQSVASYYGDNNTAYTLFSAVVPLDHSATGANQTWNFSGLTATGNVVDVVGAPTGPEATTYPGTTGTSTTSGTENGSPTTSKIFSKDVAGAISVTGVASDGLILNYSADNASVGTYPLAFGYSNSDSVAGTFTYTTYSGTFSGNVTTTVDAYGTLTLDPGPDNMNVVRIKTTQTIDLFYPPFGDVGDVIITSYSYYEAGSNSPLFRTATTTMVVALLSINQTRTRVEIMSSALGLDDMNRNTVQLLPNPAQDVLHVVSDGNQTVRLIRLIDMNGRIVSQSSASSMNVSQLQKGMYFAEITTDSGTFTKKVIKQ